From Bradysia coprophila strain Holo2 unplaced genomic scaffold, BU_Bcop_v1 contig_145, whole genome shotgun sequence:
TTAACGTGTATTGTATTTAACGTGTCCATTCAGACGTTATTCCGAGTAATGTGTAATATCATTGCCTGGAGAGGCTGTGTTAATCTATCGCTCTATTGTTTTCATCACattattcgaaatttaaaaatgcctctgatgaaattttattctgtttaaattatttcatatTTGCCTAACCGCATATGTTTCAGCTATTATTTACATTGACTGTGTCTTAccacaaataaattattgctCCATTTTTTTAAGCAGTTAATAGCATATAACATAGCTCATTATATTGGTAATAGATATAGGGAATGTATGGAAACGACTTTTGTACAGTACTTAGTTTACCATTACCATACTGTATCAATTTACGTGGATATTTGTACGATTGTCTCGCAAACTTTAAACAGTGGCTCAAAGAGATATACTACTCTATTACACTGTCAAATGATTTTGagtcaaataaatgttaagATCGAACAGAATGAGAATCTACTAAGGGTATTGACAATACTGAAGTAATTAATGGTATGACTGCAATCATTTGGTACCTGAAAGGACCATCAAATCTATAAATAGCTACAGCTAACTTTGTCGTCTTACATaggtaaaaaaaacacatgttaagagaaatgaagtaatagattcaattttaatcTGTCGAAAATTCTCAGATTCAATCAATTAACAGATTCTGTAACTTTCCTAAAATATATGTTTGTTGTGAAAGGTTAAACATCTCCCTCGATTTAAATAAATACACAACAAACTCAGAACTTTCTCATGATCAAGAACGTCCTCAAGTTAACgttaaaatcaatcaatttttaacaatGTAAGTGATTGTACTCGtgtgtatataaatatatatattgaaaTAATACTCATCTCGTCAACGTGGTGTACgaaatatgaaattaatttaataggaaaaaacacatttctgaaaaaatatgAGAGACATAAATTACATTATCACCATTTGAATAATTAGTTTCACTTGGTTCTTTACCGTGTTAAGTCACTCAGATCGTTTGTACAGTGAATATAgtaaaaacaattcaatttattttctgaaaatatttgtcaattttcaattgCCACTACAGTGTACATGTGGCAGTTTCAATTTGTGACCGACACTAACGGGTAGtgatttttcgataaataCTCGTTTTTGCGATCACAACAACTGAAACTGCAACATTGTTCAACATTTACCAAgatttaaaataaagttttacgtAAATCGACGACAGATTTAGAGTGTTTCAGGTTTAGATAAAGATTTTAAGTGTTTTCGAATGAATTAGAATTGCATTAGAATCGACTGCCAGAAACGAGAAATATTTCGgaatgcaataaattttgaaattaattgggACGAACATTCAATACTTGTTCGAAGCTATCATTTCAGACAACAACTTCATTGTCACTTATACGCATTATCTAAATTATCTAAATTTAGCATTGAACGTTTTGATGACGTATCAATAAAGGCTGACAAAGACGTCACATGGGAAAGacaaaactaatttgaagtAAACTACCTTTTATGGACGGTCATCTGTTATAGTGAGTGACGACATAAAGAGGCCATGAGTTCTGGGTAATGCAATCTGTTATAGTAAaatcacagcactgctcctaagCATTTGCAATTGCAATGAATTAATAAACATCAAATTTGGAGGtattagtgataagagcttccgcttaagattgtttgtattgcaTGTTTTAGCTCATACATAATCGGCCTCAGATTTTCTAATAAACCACTGATGCAGTATTGATACCtggttatatatatatatatatatatatatatgattTTGGCGAAAGATTAATTTAGACCTTAAAGAGGAACTGGAATCTTTATATTGACGGAAACTAGGTAAATACATGATAATAGGGTTTTCTGCTTCCTTAATTTTACTCATTTTATGCAAAGAGAAAGATCTCATATTTAAGAGGTATTTCCTTTCCGATTCaagatattttgtgtttgacAATCATGTTGATCAAAGAACAAACTCTGCAAGTGTGATGGGGACCTTTGACAGCACGGCGAAAttggaagaaatattttatattatatcgaATGATGtataattgatttgaaatgtttgttatacaaaatacaatcaaaaatgttgatcaatatcaaaatttttcaggtcTAAGGGTAAGTAAGAGAATCATAGATGTTGAAGGAACAACTGTCTCAAAAGGAAAtcgtgaaaaatgtttttggcatcaaatacagaaaaaatatgtcaaaaaagTATAAATGCCGTCACAAGAGTGGAAGCTTAAAAAACCTATTCACAGTATGATTCATCATTTACGTCAGGTGACGATGacaaataatttccatttccttTCCTCACCAGGTTGtactcatttttttaaaagaagttttttcctactaaatggaaaatatttcagatgatAAATTTTTCTATCTCTAATTTATTGTTATGACGTGGAACGCACACAGACACTTGttagttaattaattttattttaaagagtCTGCCACTGAATTTTCCATTagtaaatgtttgaaaatcaaatacTGTCTGTTTACgaataaagttaaattttgttgaaataaacTTGTGAAGCGGAAGCTCCGTACATAcgtacaaatatttattttatatccGCTACAATGTGTACAACCTAgctttacattttcaatttgttggtcTGTAAAGGATTGTGCCATTTTGTAACATAGGTGGGTGCGCTGGAAAAATACATCAGTGCAGCAATgaggatttttcttttattttattttttctttcataattCTTAATTTCCTGTTCTTCTTTAAGCTTATTTTGTTCTAAGCTGTACGTTTTATATAATAACCGATTGTACCGGAAATGTAAcataatcaaattaattttctgcaCATtcaccagttttttttttatttaccgaccgatttgaaaaatatgttaGTGTAATGATGCAAGGCGAAGTGCAACCAGGGTAAATAGAATAATTATAATAAAGACAatgaattaacaaaaaaataaaaggagACCTTtaataaaacattgaaaacaaGCGCTGGCATCTCCCTGTCCTCAGTCTTAAGAGGCACAATGTTGAAAAAGAAACGGGCATGTACATAGAACTGACTGAAAATTAGAACCACATTTGTGTATCAGTTGTATTCGTCAATCGCACAAAACAGGTACGTAATAGATATTTACGTCACATGGacggaaaagttgaaaagtcgagttttcgtgtgaagtttgttgatccgaggcgatgacgaaaacgtgactttttatttttacgtaCAATATTTTCCATGCTGAGGaagcatgtaaataactatttttgtggaaatgaggaacttaaaaaaaatatggatgGACATTGCATCCTCTATCGACAGCAGCGAGAAAGATAAATGATGATCTCTTACTAATGCGAGCTTATAATAGGAGAATGTATGTTAAAGCGTACAATTCCACCTTCCAAGAACCTGGCAGAACtattatatttatatgtaaaatggagttacataaatttaatacttttgttaaaacgaattgaagtaaaagattttatctcAACATcgtagatcaaaagaagtaaaagcttcaatttttaacattaGTAATAGATGGACATCCGATAATAAGACCATCTCTCATCTAATTtccgttttattttaatagtATTTGAAGGAGAAAATACGACGAATCAGAGGAGTGATGTATAATCTATACAGAAGTTCTTTCTAGCGTATAAAACGTCACTTGTTAAGACATATTGAAGTAGCGTGTGAAGATTAGGTCAGACACATCACTCTCCTTTCAACTTAATTTGACATAAGATGGATTGGTTCAGTACGTTAAATCgcatcacaaaaaataatttctattattaTTGCCATTCAGTCTAAACGAAGACAAtattaattgattttgtatAGCTAATTTAGTGTATTAACGTGTTGATTTGTGTATAAACATGCCGTAAAAATatattacaaatattttgtaatattttggCAACTTGTCAACTACTGCTCTTACGGATGGTTTTAGttaaaaataacacaaaaacttGAGGTGCAAATGAGCACCAAGAATATTTAGTCATCACAACTGACTTGATAGgtggaaattgttttgtagataaattattttgagttttcgtTGTGAAAACATTATTCATTTGTCCTGTATCTGTTGATATTTTGTGGTTTTGATATTAATCAAACCGAGTACTGAAGAACATATGTACTTTGCTTACACGAcgagtgttttttttaaatgtaagtTATGATGAACAAATCCACACttcattaaaatcaaaatttatgaaaacctGCTGTACGTGGTCAGCGGCCGTTGGTATGCACATTCTGGCGGTTCGAGAGGCGAAGGGCGCATTATTCgctaaattgattttataagCTTTATACCGATCCGTAATTTAATTTAGTAAATTATGAATTTGTAACATTGATGGACCTGATTGCAAAACAGAAAACCGAACTTTATAACCAACATTGATGTTACACATGACAAATTAACATGAGCCAACaattaattcacaaaaaacgcacagctgaaaattttcttggatgATTCCGCTAAAAGTGGTCACACATACCGTTTTCATTTGACTGCCGGGTGTGACACATAATCTCGTTTCGCTCTCAGAGTATTTTTATTACAACACAAGTTTACGGTAAGTTTTCGTTTTACTAAATTTATGTCGCAATTGCATACACATTTCGCGGAGTTTATGGGCGGTTAAGTGATGGTGTTGAATTCACCAAATATAATTACGTAAATAGCAGAGGACTTAGTATGAAAAATGCATCAAAGATATCCAGAGCACAGTCATTGTTTTCATCGACCAATAAAATGGTTATTTtgagaataaaattttgtatgaaggaTGCAGTTGAACATTTTCTAGAtctagagaaaaaaatatcattttcacTCACCAATGTTAACTATTCCATGATTTGTAAGCTCCCAGCACGACTGCAATCGTAATATGCTCAAATTATGGCTTTGTTTTGGTGAAAAATATCCTAGAGCTGCGTCTGTAACGTGGTATGCCTTCaatgtaaagaaaatcgaggtttaaatgaagtaaatttttattcaatttgatCTGCTTAGGAATTACCTGCAGCGAAAATTCATACAGTGATGGCAGTAGTTGTGCTACTGCCCCAACTGCCTCATCGGCAATATTAATACAATCAGCCAGGGAAAGAGAAATTATACGAGGATTTAAAGACGACCATAATCCGGCCTCAGTTACCTCATTACAGCCAGCCAGCTCTAGTTCAAAAAGGGCCTGAAATGtatcaaaaatatgtttgagAAAAGGCATAGTGGTAGACAGTTTTACAGTACACACTGTAATACATCACATCCCTACTTGTGCAAGGAAATGAAGTGAATGCGGAACGAATTGACTTACTTGTAAATAATCTATTAAAGTTTCCAAACCACGATCGCTTATCGACGAACAACGTAAGCTTAAGGAATGTAATTGTTTTGAGGCCAATGGAAACGAGTGTATCATATCACATGCATCTTCATCAGTAGCGCTTAAGAGGCAAAGAGCATGAAATCCACGACGTACCAACGAACTATATAATTTCACCCTATCTGGGCTCGAAACATGCCGCAGTTCACGACATTGCAGAACCGGTAGTAAGCCTACCCAGTAGTTAGGAGAACGATACAGTAGATCTCGCCATCTTGTACAAACCTGAGCCAAAACACGACGCTCATATGAGGTAAAATATAGGAAAAATTTGCTAAGAAATCTCTCGTCTAGAAACAACTGTTCTAACGTTAATATTTGTGGAAGCTGATAAAAACCACTGTTTGGCGGTGGTGGTtgtatttttcgaattaagtGCGGTGTACCCTGTTGACTAGATGAAGCATTTTTACCCACAATTTGTTTGCCTGTAATTATTCTGGACGGTTTTTCTGGAGCACCAATTGGGGCATTATTATGACTGCTGCCTCCACATAAGGCATTCGTCACTCGTTCCATAACGCTAGTTTTGCCATGACCATGATGATGTTTTGAACGTAGGCCCAAACCATTTATTCGTTTCGATAGCTCAGCTGACGCTCGCTCAACTACTCCTTGAGCTGACATCGAAGACATTTtttgcatacaaaaaatgtaaaaaaaaatgttttgcaccCTCTGAGGTactgtcaacaaatttatagatTTTGCACCAGATTGAACGTAATTCAAttattaacaataaaaaattgatttgaactCTTCACCATTAAATGTATAACATGTGTGCACCTTTTACAGTCTTGAAAGGGAAATATACCAAGTCACACAATAAACATATCCAAAATTGCAAAGCGAAAATCAGTTCAGTTCGCGAATTATATTTCCACAATCAGATAACTTCCCTTTTTACAGAGGGTAAACAGCAACGACAAGGAAAATCGATTTATACACAACAATTCATCTCTTGAAAAACATACTaaagtttttcattcatttttaccAACGGCAAATGCTACACAGAACGCTTTGTAAAAGAGAATTGATTTATCAAGAACCTAGAAATTCACAGTCCACTGTCACATATTGacgatattttcaatataatattAATTTCACAACAGAAAACTTAGTTTTATATAAAACTTCTAGTGCACAAATTTCAGGTCAGTTATGTATCCTTTTTATAGCTTTctgtggaaaaatattttttttccaatgcTTCGCACCAATTACGCTATGTGTTACATtatttgaacataatttttacTTGAAGCACTgatgaaaacaagaaaaaaaggaaaattgcaACACAGCAGCACGGAAAATCACTTACTAAAATACAGTGTGCAGTGAGAAAAACTCAACTGAGAGGAAAATGTCAACTATGACGGTGAAtattaaatgaagaaaaatataaagaacGTCCCTGCGCATTGCAATACGCAGATATTACTATTATGGTGTAtagatgtgtgtgtgtgttatcttggctttgtttattttcttgtttctcGTCAATCCGCGTCAATCGAGACATTTTCTGCtgtttattttaatatataaACGGAAGGTATATCGCCACAATCCgataaaatctgttacttcttttgtttacagTCTTTTTAGTGTCTGATagtaaatcttttacttctataattttaacatacgTTCTGCATATAAGAGGGCAATAGAGCTCATCGTGTCTTTTCACCGTCGCTGGCTCATCGTGTCTTTTCACcatcgctgtcgataacaaatgataaGGTAAAAGATCACAGAAGATAACCCACTGTTCGGCAGTATGGAGAAGATCGTGGTTCGACACTTCCTATGGAAGATTCAGTTACAGAACGTGAAATTCATAAATTggtacaaaatttattatttatcagTTAGTTTCGATCTGAAAACATTAATATGGCGTTGTATATGCTGAAAACCTGTTTGAAACCTTTTGAAACCAAAAATCACCTTCACACGGAAAATAGGACGAATTTCAATATTCGAAGGACACATTCTTTGCTTAGTAAACTGTCCACTATAGCTTCTTTCACTAATTTCTACCatcaaaatgcaaaaaacactCAAATTTTGAGTACCATGAGTTTTCACCTTATCTTCGAAAATAGCGTCCGCTTGGAACTGTttgaaattctagaaattcaatgaacaataaaaaaattgattcaactcagccatttttttaaactgtcTCATCGCGTTGTTTGTCGTTTCTatcgatagaaaataaatccTCATCATTACGTTTTTCTAGACCGGATTATTTCCACAGAAAGTAAAAATGATGATATGGTCGTTGCTGGGGTTTTTTCATAGGAAAACAATTAGGCATGTTCGATAAATCAgtcgattgataaaatatcaatGATCAATATCTTCAAATCATCAGAATCAATCAAACGTTTTGTCGATGATCGATGCATTTCGAATGAATATCGATTAAAAATGACGGTTATGCTAAcggcattttttttaaatattattgaaaGTGAATTGATTTCTTAGGCGCAAGCGGACAAACGCCCTTAGataatagatcattttcaatgTGTTATCACTTAGTCTTTCATTATAATtaatctgttacagacggctgtatgaccagtattattatcgggtctattacttatatctatcaaagttttttttgttgatttcaaatctggtacttcaattttttcaacatggATTTTACTATATAACAGACCATAGACCCAGAGCTTATCagtatttttgtcgtcgttatcgacaaCAGATCCCCCATAATCAGTATATATATACTATATATCGATGATAATGGATAGATATcgattttatcaataaaacatttgattGGTATTGAATCGATTGTTAAAAGGTTTTATCATCAGTTGatgcaataccctctctagcaaccaaacttcgttttgacgctgtcaaaataccaccttatttcGACAAATGTGACACTGACTTCTTTTTGTAATAGAGTTGCCGTGCTGCACTCCTTTTCAAAGCATGATCGACGTCACgcgaaaaagacaaattttaaactttatttcatttttgcacaccAAAATGACTGAGCAGCTCACAAAAAAAGACGTCACAACcacaaattattcattttcgaacACCGAAATGGTAACAGGAgacgtaatattttcaacacaaaaaggGATCGCTGCTGATActtcatttaactttttttttgtataattttctATGACAGAATACACTGTGCACACACACATTAACAAACTAAGTaaccaaaaacaataatttagttCCCTGACAAAGTCTACTGATTGTAGTCGAAAGctcgtaaaaataaattaaaatctaaaaCCACACATTCCAAttattacaaatgaaaatacacTGTGcagttttaccaccttaattttcctagtttggttgctagagatgGTATTGGCTGATGCTATTTTTCAGTAAACATGTCAAAAACAACATTAATTCATCTTTTAATGATATAAATATGCAACCAAGCTTTGGTTATTTCCCTCAAGAATTGTTTTACGCTGAAAACAAACGGATCATTACGAATTGCGAATTTCGTTGAGCAATGCTTTGTCTGTTTTCAGCATTATGCAATTTCTAATTCAAATTGCTGTACGAGTTGTCATCTGTTTGTACAAAGAATTACGACTGCCATCTACATTCTCTGCATCTGAACTGAACTGACATTACATTTGGCTAACCCTAAGGCAGTACTGCACGTAACTTGACAGCTTAGTTGCAATGAAAAGGAGTGTagtgaacgaaaaataattagaaaataacaaattgaaacaatGATTTTAGTTATAAAGAAGTGGTGAAAACACTTAAAAAATGTCATTTAGCTTTAATAATCAAATCCCAGCCATGAGTACGTATTAATTACTCGAATTACTATCACtgtaattaattaaaacgaaatttaaaaaaaaaattgtgaaatgaaaatgagttgATTGGCACTGCGACGtaatattgatttttctttattctaGTGCCGATTCTTGGCATGACAAATGGGACGACCAATTTTATTCCTCCAATTGGAACATCAATGCCTCTAGCTCCAATCACTGGAATAAATGATGTgccattggaatttaatttaaagaaaattaataatgTCGGTGGCAGTTGTCCAATGGATCTGGAAGAGCGTGATCGAAACAGGCGTTCAACCAGCACCAGTACGGATCGAGATCGTCACGATGATTCTAACAATTCAGTGGACAGTCCCGACAAAAATGGTCCAATGTTAAATAGTAATGCATTCGGTCAACATCAAAGCGATTTGTTCAACAGTCTGATGGGGATGCCGCAAAGTCTGATGATGGTTCCCGGAATGATGAATATGAATATGATGGATCCGACAATGTTACAATTTCCCATGATGGGACAAATGTCATCAAACGCCATTCATCAGCAACAGCCATCGGACCATCAGGGATCGACTCCATTGACTCCGGTGAAGGAGGTCATTACATGCAAATCGTGCACACTGTTTCCACCGAATCCAAACGCTCCACTTCCTACGACTCGTGAACGTCCGCCCGGCTGTCGAACAGTGTTCGTGGGCGGTTTACCGGAAAACAATACTGAAGATATTATCCGAGAGATATTCGAACGATGCGGAGAGATAACCACATTGCGTTTGTCCAAAAAGAACTTTTGTCACATTCGATTCGTTTTCGAAGCGTCCGTCGACTCTGCCATTTATCTATCCGGTTATCGCATACGCATCGGTAGTAGCAGCGATGCAACCAACTGTGGTCGATTGCATGTAGATTATGCACAAGCTAGAGACGATCAATACGAGTTCGAATGCAAACAAAGGCAATTACAGCGTGAACAACGGCATCGCGAACGTGTCGAACGCGATAGGTTTGTGATGTGatgataatttattgattctCAATGGTCTGTTTGTGACGATTTCTTCCTACTTAAATTAAGAATGCGTCCTCTGTCACCACCACCAATTGTTCACTATACGGACCATGAAGCGGCTGCAATATCGGAGAAATTGAAACAGGACGATCATTTCACGAAAGCTGTGCAGGTGCTGATTACTTGGCTGGAGCGAGGTGATTGTAGCAAGAAAAATTCGAACACCTTTTATTCGATGATTCAGAGTACCAATTCACATGTAAGTAACGGGTGTTTGGTTTTCCGAAAAAGTTATTTGGTGACCGTTCTCTTCATTTTTgtcgaattaaaattaaaaaaatcgaacgtTATGTAGGTGCGAAGACTGCAGACGGAAAAGTCCACCTATGAGGAAGAGCTACAAAAAGCCAAAGAACATTATCGCAAACAAATGCATAGCATGACCGTCCAATGTaagtaaatcatttttttttcggcagTAAGTTTATTTAAGACATCACTCTTGTACGTACAATACACTTGTGACAATTCATAGTTAATTGTATGCATCGTTAAGGTgagataaacaaattttggaaccgaaattttgtaattgggaatttatttattattttggtgattgcaaaacaaaacaaaaaatcgtctGTGGTGattgttcaatttaatttactttactttaatcatttatttattttttaaatcataaATGTTGAACGAAAaagcaaagaaaagaaaaattatttctgagGAGGGTCCAAATGTGGAAcacatttttattcgaaattgatccaaaataaaaggtattgTATGATGGACAGATAGAGTTAAGTAATTCCTAGAGAACGTAGAATATTATTGGGCAAAGGTACgtaaaataaccaaataatgTGGAAGTTCAAAGATGGAAAACCGCCTATCTGACTGAATTGGATGTTactgaattttttatttatttttatttttaattgatgaaaACGTTTCGTTCATTTTATAATGGAACATCCCGACCCAAGTAATTGTTTTAgctacaaaaaatattttttttttagaaaaattgttgttagCATGGAATTATAATAGGCAGTAGGGACCATGTTTTCGTGCTTGGATTTTTGAAGACGATGCTTTTAACGTTCACGATTGAGTGACGTCATTTTTCGTGAAGTTATTTGTTCAGTGCACAAACAACGAAAACGTTTGACATTTCGCTATTATAATAAGTCAACAGAGGGAGTGTGAATGTGGATAGTGACGGAATAATTGCTAAAAATAAGTTGAcaaaacggattttttttataaagattGATTGATGGATCCAAATAAATGTCGAACTTCACTCTCTAATTGATGGTCATGGAAGGATCTTCTTCTATTTATCAATTGACTTTAGCCGAGAGGCaaatattcatagaaaattcttaatcagccaaaagaaaatcctttaaaattttacaaaataaaatccacAAATTAATAGAGAATCTTTCAGAGAACacgaaataaaaagaagaaaatccttgaaaatcaaaaaaaaatccttttaaaAACCATCCAGAATCAGTCAGAAATCCGCTGAAAATCCTTGGAAAACTATAGTCATGTCTTTGAAAATCCACAGAGGATTCTCCTCAGCCCCTCGACTTTAACACATTCGTTCATCTTCAAGTAAAACTGGTGGATGAGAACGTTGCGGTGTCGTTAAGTTTTCTCACAAttaatttcctattttattGCGGAAAAAGCGATAGCCTATCACTAACAGGTAATAATTTCCTGGTATAACCCAAGCATTCGTTACTACTCATAGTTATCGagaatttctttctttcgaaCATTAGTTAGTCATTAGGATTCATACACCTGTGACTTGTGACTTGTAATTTTCTAcataaattggatttttatcCAGAAATTATAAGTTTCGGACAATGGTAACTTCCACGCGGTCGTAAGACAGGGACTCTTTACGAAAGATAATTCCAATCACCTCCCATTGCAACGTCATCCTGAGACAATTGGTtttcattcgaaaatatttatgaaattatgggCCATTCTAACCCTTTTCCCAccaattttaccaaaattatCATAGAAAATATCATTCTCGACATCTGATTTACTGAGTTACTCGTCAAACAATTTAAAGAACGTCCAACTATAAATGAAACACACAAActattatttacaaaaacaataacaattcGTAATCACCGGCTATCATCCACTTTTAATATATCATCTCAGTCACTCagattgaaaaagtttttggggCAACTCGAATGCAGAAAGTGTGGGATCACTTCACGAAGGCCCAGCGCAAAAACATCGATATGTGGAAGAAGCAGTCTTCGGTACgtacaaaaattattcaattttaattttgaaacaaaatcaaaaacatcTTTCTGACTTTCTTTAATTCTATGCATTTTGTGCTTCGTCAATTCcgatcataatttttttttgttaaagaaaatattttcggagcttaatttgtaatttctttgtttaataAAACGAACTGTGTGTTGTATACTTTCACCTTACGTTTGTGTTACCGTCAACAGTAGAAGAAGTTGCACAGAATTTTTTAGAGCTTttgttgagaaaatgcaaCCGTACAGAGTTAAGCAAATGGATTTATTTTCACACGTAGGACTTTCATGACTAATTAACTTCTCTCCTCAATGTCCATTACGACTCTATTCAATGCCCAATGCAATTTTTCTAAACAGTTCAGTAGTTGATCAAGCCTGTAtgtatttatgaaaatatgttaaatTGACGACACTGTCCATATACGTGTGTCTAAAATAGGTCGGCTTTCACTTAATTATGAATTCCTTTATATTGACCTActtttttagaatattttctAATTCGAATGTAGGGTCGATGAATTAAAGATCGAGAGTTGCgacatcaaataaaatttcctcaACCAAAGTGTTAACAGACTGTGGTAATTAAATGAAGAATAATCTTAGATTCATTCATCATCGAACAAACCTACATTCTC
This genomic window contains:
- the LOC119074230 gene encoding F-box/LRR-repeat protein 16, whose translation is MQKMSSMSAQGVVERASAELSKRINGLGLRSKHHHGHGKTSVMERVTNALCGGSSHNNAPIGAPEKPSRIITGKQIVGKNASSSQQGTPHLIRKIQPPPPNSGFYQLPQILTLEQLFLDERFLSKFFLYFTSYERRVLAQVCTRWRDLLYRSPNYWVGLLPVLQCRELRHVSSPDRVKLYSSLVRRGFHALCLLSATDEDACDMIHSFPLASKQLHSLSLRCSSISDRGLETLIDYLQALFELELAGCNEVTEAGLWSSLNPRIISLSLADCINIADEAVGAVAQLLPSLYEFSLQAYHVTDAALGYFSPKQSHNLSILRLQSCWELTNHGIVNIVHSLPHLTVLSLSGCSKVTDDGVELIAENLQKLRALDLSWCPRITDASLEYIACDLNQLEELTLDRCVHITDIGVGYISTMLSLTALFLRWCSQVRDFGLQHLCSMRNLQVLSLAGCPLLTSSGLSSLIQLRHLQELELTNCPGASQELYEYLREHLPRCLIIE
- the LOC119074232 gene encoding ecto-NOX disulfide-thiol exchanger 2 isoform X1, which codes for MSFSFNNQIPAMMPILGMTNGTTNFIPPIGTSMPLAPITGINDVPLEFNLKKINNVGGSCPMDLEERDRNRRSTSTSTDRDRHDDSNNSVDSPDKNGPMLNSNAFGQHQSDLFNSLMGMPQSLMMVPGMMNMNMMDPTMLQFPMMGQMSSNAIHQQQPSDHQGSTPLTPVKEVITCKSCTLFPPNPNAPLPTTRERPPGCRTVFVGGLPENNTEDIIREIFERCGEITTLRLSKKNFCHIRFVFEASVDSAIYLSGYRIRIGSSSDATNCGRLHVDYAQARDDQYEFECKQRQLQREQRHRERVERDRFVIMRPLSPPPIVHYTDHEAAAISEKLKQDDHFTKAVQVLITWLERGDCSKKNSNTFYSMIQSTNSHVRRLQTEKSTYEEELQKAKEHYRKQMHSMTVQFTQIEKVFGATRMQKVWDHFTKAQRKNIDMWKKQSSEIRNMQLEDFHDTDEMDMSDDSQDLPRSNKRFKSDNYYSQYDTSGNHKSDHDNHKNDSDSLKSIGPDRDIKERQMQVLQETIRNLQTQLLDNKTKEKENMSKITDLETKLKQANVKELLLKTKIVEACKQTTKLSDGDDSDVIDLDDDKTDVKQQTANASATQLKPDKNCAEESRIGLMEARLIGLLSTFLVVHPFGASLDYIFSYVQRAAPNLRPKELEEILSRYGSIFNEEVSGVGAKIERKWKFCGFYDTKSKQHE
- the LOC119074232 gene encoding ecto-NOX disulfide-thiol exchanger 2 isoform X2, whose translation is MSFSFNNQIPAMMPILGMTNGTTNFIPPIGTSMPLAPITGINDVPLEFNLKKINNVGGSCPMDLEERDRNRRSTSTSTDRDRHDDSNNSVDSPDKNGPMLNSNAFGQHQSDLFNSLMGMPQSLMMVPGMMNMNMMDPTMLQFPMMGQMSSNAIHQQQPSDHQGSTPLTPVKEVITCKSCTLFPPNPNAPLPTTRERPPGCRTVFVGGLPENNTEDIIREIFERCGEITTLRLSKKNFCHIRFVFEASVDSAIYLSGYRIRIGSSSDATNCGRLHVDYAQARDDQYEFECKQRQLQREQRHRERVERDRMRPLSPPPIVHYTDHEAAAISEKLKQDDHFTKAVQVLITWLERGDCSKKNSNTFYSMIQSTNSHVRRLQTEKSTYEEELQKAKEHYRKQMHSMTVQFTQIEKVFGATRMQKVWDHFTKAQRKNIDMWKKQSSEIRNMQLEDFHDTDEMDMSDDSQDLPRSNKRFKSDNYYSQYDTSGNHKSDHDNHKNDSDSLKSIGPDRDIKERQMQVLQETIRNLQTQLLDNKTKEKENMSKITDLETKLKQANVKELLLKTKIVEACKQTTKLSDGDDSDVIDLDDDKTDVKQQTANASATQLKPDKNCAEESRIGLMEARLIGLLSTFLVVHPFGASLDYIFSYVQRAAPNLRPKELEEILSRYGSIFNEEVSGVGAKIERKWKFCGFYDTKSKQHE